One window of Paludibacter propionicigenes WB4 genomic DNA carries:
- a CDS encoding RNA polymerase sigma factor, which produces MTKDKLSDQFLSVFEENTGIIIKISRAFTHTSYDREDLINDIALELWKSFEKFKGDSKISTWIYRVALNTAINYKRNKKNDSLFSFLNDFRKEEITPWLIEQEESDESAVLYQCIEELNEINKAIVLLYLDGNSHTEISEIMGISKTNVATRIGRIKEQLKNLVLTKI; this is translated from the coding sequence ATGACAAAAGATAAACTTAGCGACCAATTTCTTAGTGTCTTCGAGGAAAACACCGGGATTATCATTAAAATTTCAAGAGCATTCACACACACTTCTTATGATAGAGAAGACTTGATTAATGACATTGCTCTTGAACTTTGGAAATCATTTGAGAAATTTAAAGGTGATTCTAAAATCTCTACCTGGATTTATCGGGTAGCATTGAATACAGCAATAAATTATAAGCGAAATAAGAAAAATGATTCTTTGTTTTCCTTCTTAAATGATTTCAGGAAAGAAGAAATTACACCATGGCTTATTGAACAGGAAGAATCAGATGAATCAGCTGTATTGTATCAATGCATTGAAGAACTGAATGAAATTAACAAAGCCATTGTCTTACTCTACCTCGACGGCAATTCGCATACCGAAATATCAGAAATCATGGGTATTTCAAAGACTAATGTAGCTACGCGAATTGGTCGTATTAAAGAACAACTCAAAAATTTAGTCCTTACTAAAATCTAA
- a CDS encoding YeiH family protein — MKREITEKDAHEKHVLFSNAAVKISFLIIGICCLTPFVSPPVALFAGLIFSLSVGAPFEAFNKKASKYLLQISVVGLGFGMNLLDSVKSGSDGMLFTLFSVVSVLFIGIMLGKWLNIGKVPSYLIASGTAICGGSAIAAVGPIAKANESEMSVSLATIFVLNAIALFLFPVLGHWMHLSQHQFGLWAAIAIHDTSSVVGAGATYGEEALKVATTVKLTRALWIIPLSIFTSFYFKSKGDKVFIPWFILFFIVAMILNTYLNIPKAVTHGIVSVARQSLTLTLFFIGAGLSRKTLKSVGVKPLVLGVTLWVFIAIVSLSFIYFLYQPK, encoded by the coding sequence ATGAAAAGGGAAATTACAGAAAAAGATGCACATGAAAAGCATGTATTATTTAGCAATGCAGCAGTAAAAATCAGTTTTTTAATTATCGGGATTTGTTGTTTAACCCCTTTTGTTTCACCACCCGTTGCCTTGTTTGCCGGATTGATATTTTCGCTCAGCGTTGGAGCACCGTTTGAGGCATTCAACAAAAAAGCATCAAAATACCTGTTGCAAATATCGGTTGTGGGATTAGGATTCGGCATGAACCTGCTCGATTCTGTGAAATCTGGTTCCGACGGTATGTTGTTTACCTTGTTCTCGGTTGTAAGCGTACTGTTTATAGGCATAATGCTGGGAAAATGGCTTAATATAGGGAAAGTCCCCTCCTACCTGATTGCTTCAGGTACGGCTATTTGCGGAGGAAGTGCTATTGCTGCCGTTGGACCTATTGCGAAAGCCAACGAGAGCGAAATGTCCGTTTCACTGGCAACTATTTTTGTGCTGAATGCCATTGCGCTGTTTCTTTTTCCGGTATTGGGGCATTGGATGCATCTTTCTCAGCATCAATTTGGCTTGTGGGCTGCCATTGCCATACACGATACCAGTTCGGTCGTTGGAGCCGGAGCAACTTATGGCGAAGAAGCACTGAAAGTAGCTACCACCGTAAAACTCACCCGGGCATTGTGGATTATTCCATTGTCAATCTTCACATCGTTTTATTTTAAATCGAAAGGCGACAAAGTTTTTATTCCCTGGTTTATATTGTTTTTCATAGTAGCTATGATTCTGAATACCTATTTGAATATTCCCAAAGCAGTCACCCACGGTATAGTATCGGTTGCCCGCCAGAGCCTGACGCTCACACTTTTCTTTATCGGAGCAGGATTGTCAAGGAAGACCTTGAAATCAGTAGGTGTCAAGCCACTTGTATTGGGTGTTACGCTCTGGGTGTTTATTGCCATTGTAAGTTTATCATTTATTTATTTTTTATATCAACCTAAATAA
- a CDS encoding LysR family transcriptional regulator gives MFDFRLKVFYTVAKRLNFTKAAEELCITQPAVSKHIQEIESYYKIRLFERNGNKIHLTKAGGVLLHYCNQIFGLYGSLEFDLNALTETFKGKLRIGASTTIAQYVLPPLLADFHQRYEDIQVSLTISNTEQIEQALNNNSIDFGIIEGQSKNTLFKYTEFIHDEIVPVVASNHTLAAQKEISIEQLVSTPLLLREPGSGTLEVIAHALKPHNIKLSDLQCEMQLGSTESIKSYLLHSNCMAFLSIHSILDELENNKLRIVDVKDLNLDRTFHFIQLYGGTEGLPELFIEYARHYNFR, from the coding sequence ATGTTCGACTTTCGTTTAAAGGTATTCTATACAGTTGCTAAGCGACTCAACTTCACCAAAGCTGCTGAGGAACTTTGCATCACGCAGCCAGCCGTGTCCAAACACATTCAGGAAATTGAAAGCTATTATAAAATACGACTGTTCGAACGCAATGGCAATAAAATTCACCTGACCAAAGCCGGTGGCGTGCTACTTCACTACTGCAACCAGATATTCGGACTTTACGGGAGTCTGGAGTTCGACCTCAATGCCCTTACAGAAACCTTCAAAGGAAAACTACGCATAGGAGCCAGCACCACCATTGCACAATATGTGCTACCCCCACTGCTAGCCGATTTCCACCAACGATATGAAGACATTCAGGTGTCACTCACCATCAGCAATACCGAGCAGATAGAACAAGCGCTGAACAATAACAGTATCGATTTCGGAATTATCGAAGGACAATCGAAAAATACACTGTTCAAGTACACCGAATTTATTCACGACGAAATAGTTCCGGTAGTAGCATCCAATCATACATTAGCGGCTCAAAAGGAGATATCCATAGAACAGTTGGTATCCACTCCACTCCTCTTGCGCGAACCCGGCTCGGGCACACTGGAAGTAATAGCTCATGCACTGAAACCACATAACATTAAATTATCCGATTTGCAATGCGAAATGCAACTGGGCAGCACAGAAAGTATAAAGTCCTATTTGCTGCATTCCAACTGTATGGCTTTTCTTTCCATCCATTCTATTCTGGATGAACTGGAGAATAACAAGTTACGAATTGTGGATGTAAAAGACCTGAATCTGGATCGTACCTTCCACTTTATTCAACTTTATGGAGGAACGGAAGGATTGCCGGAATTATTCATCGAATATGCCCGACACTATAACTTCAGGTAA
- the plsY gene encoding glycerol-3-phosphate 1-O-acyltransferase PlsY, with the protein MPIILIVATYLIGSIPVGYLLTRYATGKNIREYGSGNIGSTNVKRIAGKKIALITQLLDMLKGLLPVSLYLLFFSNSGTSSFWVYGVALAAILGHDFSVFLKFKGGKGVNTTLGASVLLAPVAVFASVALYFIVKWRFKYVSLGSLVLAAALPIISFIQNNITPTFYYLLVCTVLITVLHAKNIQRLLRNEEIPSN; encoded by the coding sequence ATGCCGATAATATTGATTGTCGCTACTTATCTTATCGGGTCTATTCCGGTAGGGTATTTACTGACCCGCTATGCAACCGGAAAAAACATCAGGGAATATGGCAGCGGCAATATAGGTTCTACCAACGTAAAACGTATTGCCGGAAAGAAAATTGCACTTATCACGCAACTGCTGGATATGCTGAAAGGACTGTTGCCCGTATCGCTTTATCTGCTTTTCTTTTCCAACAGCGGCACTTCTTCTTTTTGGGTTTATGGTGTAGCGTTGGCTGCCATCCTGGGACACGACTTTAGCGTGTTTCTGAAATTCAAAGGAGGCAAAGGCGTAAACACCACGCTTGGCGCGTCGGTTCTGCTTGCACCCGTTGCAGTCTTTGCTTCGGTAGCATTGTACTTTATTGTAAAATGGCGTTTTAAATATGTATCGCTGGGTTCGCTGGTATTGGCGGCAGCATTGCCTATTATTTCTTTTATTCAAAACAACATCACACCTACCTTCTATTACCTGCTGGTTTGCACCGTACTCATTACGGTGCTACACGCTAAAAACATCCAACGCCTGCTGCGCAACGAAGAGATTCCGTCCAACTAA
- a CDS encoding peroxiredoxin, protein MENIIKNIWFILFIVWGLPLGYYRSRFRKLVYRTDSWTINIKPVFRTELRGLFGNLFPGNKLYAKSRNFYLFYLSVYALLFIVYLNTDTKKGVQVGDKVPSFELQDQYGKPFALDSVLGKKNLVIYFYPKDDSPGCTKEACSFRDQYEVFRDADALIIGISAQSVSSHLEFAKKHRLNYTLLSDSDNKVRKTFGAEGKIFGLIPGRITYVISKEGKVLYIFNSQVQAEKHVDEALRILKQLK, encoded by the coding sequence ATGGAAAACATCATCAAAAACATCTGGTTTATCCTGTTTATCGTTTGGGGACTTCCGCTGGGCTACTACCGCAGCAGATTCCGCAAACTGGTTTACCGTACAGACAGCTGGACTATCAATATCAAACCGGTTTTCCGGACAGAACTGCGCGGACTTTTCGGCAATCTCTTTCCCGGCAATAAACTGTATGCAAAATCGCGAAACTTTTATCTTTTCTACCTGAGTGTATATGCCCTGCTGTTTATCGTTTATCTGAATACCGATACTAAAAAAGGAGTGCAGGTGGGCGATAAAGTTCCTTCGTTTGAATTGCAGGATCAGTACGGCAAACCATTTGCGCTCGATTCTGTTCTGGGTAAAAAGAACCTGGTAATCTACTTTTACCCGAAAGATGACAGCCCCGGTTGCACCAAAGAAGCCTGTTCGTTTCGCGATCAGTACGAAGTGTTTCGTGATGCCGATGCTTTGATAATCGGCATCAGTGCACAGTCGGTTAGCAGTCATTTGGAATTTGCCAAAAAACACCGACTAAACTACACCCTGCTAAGCGACAGCGATAATAAAGTGCGAAAAACCTTTGGAGCAGAAGGTAAGATATTTGGCTTAATACCCGGACGAATTACCTATGTGATCAGTAAAGAAGGAAAAGTGCTTTATATCTTCAACTCACAGGTACAGGCCGAAAAACACGTGGATGAAGCATTACGCATTCTAAAACAGCTCAAATGA
- a CDS encoding DUF1295 domain-containing protein: MATLFFQASLIILVLLILLWIVSVFIKNVSIVDLFWGFGFVVINAFYVLSSAEITDRQILLLVLVSLWGLRLSFYLGWRNIGKAEDFRYQEFRKKYGPERYWWFSFFQTFLLQGVLMMLISTPLLGANFGEQNSGLQWLDYAGILVWIIGFTFEAGGDIQLARFKSNPQNKGKVLNTGFWKYTRHPNYFGDSAVWWSYALFSIAAGSYWLSLGSVLMTLLIIKVSGVALLEKSLTSTKPQYSEYIRKTNAFIPWFPKK; this comes from the coding sequence ATGGCAACATTATTTTTTCAGGCATCGCTTATTATACTTGTGCTTTTGATTTTGCTCTGGATAGTGAGCGTATTTATTAAAAATGTGAGCATAGTCGATCTCTTTTGGGGATTCGGGTTTGTGGTTATCAATGCTTTCTACGTGTTGTCTTCGGCCGAGATAACCGACAGGCAAATTCTTTTGCTCGTACTGGTTTCTCTCTGGGGATTACGTTTGTCTTTTTATCTGGGATGGCGGAATATTGGCAAAGCCGAAGATTTCCGTTATCAGGAGTTCCGAAAAAAATACGGTCCGGAGCGGTACTGGTGGTTTAGTTTCTTTCAAACATTTCTGTTGCAGGGCGTATTGATGATGTTGATTTCCACTCCTCTGCTCGGAGCAAATTTCGGCGAACAAAACTCGGGATTGCAATGGTTGGATTATGCAGGCATACTGGTGTGGATTATCGGTTTTACATTCGAAGCGGGTGGCGATATTCAGTTAGCACGTTTCAAAAGCAATCCTCAGAACAAAGGGAAAGTACTTAATACCGGTTTTTGGAAATATACCCGCCATCCGAACTATTTTGGCGATTCAGCCGTGTGGTGGTCGTATGCATTGTTCAGTATAGCCGCCGGAAGTTACTGGCTCTCGCTGGGATCGGTACTGATGACATTGCTTATTATCAAAGTATCGGGAGTAGCCCTGCTCGAAAAATCGCTGACAAGCACCAAACCGCAGTACAGTGAATACATTCGTAAAACCAATGCTTTCATACCCTGGTTTCCTAAAAAATAA
- a CDS encoding DAK2 domain-containing protein, translated as MPAFTEKTRKYEQDKTAINGKLLYYAFVAGGNQILQHQAEINRINVFPVSDKDTGTNLAATIRSVVDTIKPHKSYKTTVNNIAEAALTGARGNSGVIFAQFLHGLSCETLNKPHINITEFAHSVSNAIPYIYKAISNPVEGTMLTVIRDWADFINSKKERLHDFKQVMIESLQVLEKSLAETTFKLKELGKSGFVDAGAKGFVVFIKGIVEFIQKLNIRSLKVDAQTSISLVHTENISESDIPFRYCTEAILKNLTVKDTDVQRLLSDSGNSVVVAGSESTCRIHVHTNNPTQLFQELKGMVTITFQKVDDMVRQQETIFKRKWNIALVTDSTCDLSQELIDKYQVNVVPLNINFGNNHFLDKVTIQPEQFYDMLETEAEFPNTSQINEQAFTNLYSHLASHYDAIIAIHLTGKFSGTYNNSVKAGQRIAKEFNKPIQVIDSNNLSGSLGLLVLKAAQYIEAGENFDSIVSKIKADVAQSFIFVSVRDLKYMIKGGRVSKPKGVIAGLFGLNPVISMDENGKSMLFGNTFSQKSSLKKIFSHIEKMCGQKTVWNYIILHAHNPEGAAEAEEQMKQLTGKSSVSVVDISPVIGMHAGIGAVAVSLLLNN; from the coding sequence ATGCCAGCATTCACCGAAAAAACGAGAAAATACGAACAGGATAAAACGGCAATAAACGGCAAGCTACTCTATTATGCCTTTGTTGCGGGCGGCAATCAAATACTACAGCACCAGGCAGAAATAAACCGAATCAATGTATTTCCGGTAAGCGATAAAGATACGGGAACTAACCTGGCTGCTACCATACGGTCGGTAGTAGATACGATAAAGCCGCACAAATCATACAAAACCACAGTAAACAACATAGCCGAAGCTGCCCTGACAGGTGCCCGGGGCAATTCGGGGGTGATCTTCGCTCAGTTTTTGCACGGCCTGAGCTGTGAGACGCTGAACAAACCTCACATTAATATTACCGAATTCGCACACAGTGTGAGCAATGCCATTCCCTACATCTATAAAGCCATTTCCAATCCGGTAGAGGGTACCATGCTCACCGTTATACGCGACTGGGCGGACTTTATCAACAGCAAAAAAGAACGCTTACACGATTTTAAACAAGTAATGATAGAGTCGTTGCAGGTGTTGGAGAAATCGCTTGCCGAAACTACCTTTAAACTGAAGGAACTGGGCAAGTCGGGATTTGTAGATGCCGGAGCCAAAGGTTTTGTTGTGTTTATTAAAGGGATAGTGGAGTTTATTCAAAAGCTGAATATACGGTCGTTGAAGGTAGATGCGCAAACAAGTATATCGCTTGTGCACACGGAGAATATAAGCGAGTCGGACATTCCGTTCAGATACTGCACCGAAGCCATTCTGAAAAATCTGACGGTAAAAGATACAGACGTTCAACGCTTGTTGTCGGACAGTGGAAACTCGGTGGTAGTTGCCGGCTCCGAATCTACCTGCCGCATTCATGTACATACCAACAATCCTACGCAACTGTTTCAGGAACTTAAAGGCATGGTTACCATTACGTTTCAGAAAGTGGACGATATGGTGCGCCAACAGGAAACTATATTTAAACGTAAATGGAACATTGCGCTGGTAACAGACTCTACCTGCGATTTATCGCAAGAATTGATCGACAAATACCAGGTAAATGTAGTGCCGCTGAATATTAATTTCGGCAACAATCATTTTCTAGACAAAGTAACCATTCAGCCGGAGCAGTTTTACGACATGCTGGAAACAGAAGCCGAATTTCCGAATACATCGCAGATAAACGAACAGGCATTTACCAATCTTTACTCGCATTTGGCTTCGCACTACGATGCTATTATTGCCATTCATCTCACCGGAAAGTTCAGCGGAACGTATAACAACAGCGTGAAAGCCGGACAGCGGATAGCCAAAGAGTTCAATAAACCGATACAGGTAATAGATTCCAACAATCTGTCGGGTTCACTGGGCTTGCTGGTACTCAAAGCGGCTCAGTACATCGAAGCCGGAGAGAATTTTGACAGCATCGTGAGTAAAATAAAAGCCGATGTGGCGCAATCGTTTATCTTTGTCAGCGTGCGCGACCTGAAGTATATGATTAAAGGCGGCAGAGTGTCTAAACCCAAAGGAGTGATAGCCGGATTATTCGGATTAAATCCGGTGATATCGATGGACGAAAACGGAAAATCCATGTTGTTTGGCAATACCTTCAGTCAGAAGTCCAGCCTGAAAAAGATATTCAGCCATATAGAAAAAATGTGCGGACAAAAAACAGTCTGGAATTACATTATTCTGCATGCACACAATCCGGAAGGAGCTGCAGAGGCTGAAGAACAAATGAAACAGCTTACCGGAAAATCATCGGTGTCGGTGGTGGATATTTCGCCCGTCATTGGTATGCATGCCGGCATTGGAGCTGTAGCAGTATCATTATTATTAAACAATTAA
- a CDS encoding PKD domain-containing protein — translation MNCKLNILTGLSLALLSMTFVACDGNNSLDVKTAEFSVKQDPVYLKSDVNFVAQDSIGGNKYSWNFGDGCTLTGKYNVTHKYEKEGVYTTSMKVNGMTSSKTITVHKGTLSFRVVNKSSKYFDCLTYIDNYETGSVSRFMVRMNSQSDTIYGYNFNNGNNHIFGISFFIDNSEYTLPNLIWLENFKHRDIIVSDTTKVIPRSSHGVSNSVMIKDL, via the coding sequence ATGAATTGTAAACTCAACATTTTGACTGGATTATCTTTAGCCTTATTAAGTATGACCTTTGTAGCATGTGACGGAAATAATAGTCTGGACGTGAAAACTGCTGAATTCTCAGTAAAACAAGACCCAGTATATCTTAAGTCGGACGTAAACTTTGTTGCACAAGACTCTATTGGTGGTAATAAATACTCGTGGAATTTTGGAGATGGATGCACGCTAACCGGAAAATATAATGTGACTCATAAATACGAAAAAGAAGGTGTTTATACGACTTCGATGAAAGTAAATGGAATGACAAGCTCAAAAACAATAACAGTGCATAAAGGAACTCTGAGTTTTAGAGTCGTGAACAAAAGTAGCAAGTATTTCGACTGTCTTACTTATATTGACAATTATGAAACTGGTAGTGTTAGCCGTTTTATGGTAAGAATGAATTCACAATCAGATACCATATATGGCTATAATTTTAATAATGGAAACAATCATATATTTGGAATTTCATTTTTCATAGATAATTCCGAATACACTTTACCGAATTTAATTTGGTTGGAAAACTTTAAGCACCGTGATATCATTGTGTCCGACACTACAAAAGTAATTCCTCGAAGCTCACATGGTGTTTCAAATAGTGTTATGATTAAGGATTTGTAG
- a CDS encoding GNAT family N-acetyltransferase, producing the protein MNLRLQFDTNDIDWNLIVDILREVGMGYHTSEIHERAFNNSHTVVFVFDEERLVGFGRAISDGEYQAALYDIAVLPSYQGKGIGKIIIQAIVRNTPNCNFILYASPGKEKFYEKENFKRMKTGMALFVDAKKMKDKGFTE; encoded by the coding sequence ATGAACTTACGGTTACAATTTGACACCAACGATATTGACTGGAACCTGATCGTTGACATACTTCGGGAAGTTGGAATGGGCTACCATACAAGTGAAATCCACGAAAGAGCGTTTAATAATAGTCATACGGTAGTATTTGTGTTTGATGAAGAAAGATTGGTAGGTTTTGGCAGAGCTATATCCGATGGAGAATATCAAGCTGCCTTGTATGACATTGCTGTTTTACCAAGCTATCAGGGAAAAGGGATAGGTAAAATTATAATACAAGCCATTGTGAGAAATACCCCCAATTGTAATTTTATTCTATACGCTTCACCGGGCAAAGAAAAATTCTATGAAAAAGAAAATTTCAAGAGAATGAAAACAGGAATGGCTCTGTTCGTTGATGCAAAGAAAATGAAAGATAAGGGATTTACAGAATGA
- a CDS encoding TlpA family protein disulfide reductase: MKKLISVVLSMVFCICIYAQTSVLTLSPSKIEAGKDVRFTYTGKLAMKGTKIAVRLYNSKAFTDKVVKTKLTGKSITGSFNVPDTTTYVSFVITNGDKTDIKDKESVGYDYLVYKAGKPVKGTYLVKGALLSSKGGGNKALELIEKEYTLFPEQREKTYYNYLYAMLGIKERKAEVIALAQKHFDKVLQTATDDNDLSIYIRLIYDGSIKKRDSLEKEVVRKFPKGSTSFMLKLEKLYSQKDPDSTLVMLSALQNEFPDRCKTSKQTIDNILLNTYRKKKDYVNFDKVVSSIKDKQVKAQQYNQIAWEMATTDTNLALAKSYSEKCIATMDSVLKYEKPADAGYLKEWEERQAYTQGNNYDTYGYILEKQGNIKEAAEKEQLGVVLSKSNNTYMNEQLMKYLITLNQPKEALTWGEKFLSTDKSSAKLDSLYDVAYIRLNGSTTGLAAAKAKLALKLKPAPDFTLKTLDGKTVKLSSMRGKIVVLDFWATWCGPCLASFPGMQKSIDALKDNKDVCFYFINTSERTSADTRIKEVKQTLETKKVKFDVLLDEQQGDDFMVAKLYKVNSIPTKIVIDKNGKIRSTTVGYSGNDDELVNGFKKIAEVLK, encoded by the coding sequence ATGAAAAAACTAATTTCAGTAGTATTGTCAATGGTATTTTGCATATGTATATATGCTCAAACCTCTGTGTTAACGCTTAGCCCATCAAAGATAGAAGCGGGCAAAGATGTACGGTTTACTTATACGGGTAAACTTGCTATGAAAGGAACAAAAATTGCTGTGCGTTTGTATAATTCAAAGGCGTTCACAGATAAAGTCGTTAAAACAAAGTTGACCGGGAAAAGCATCACCGGTAGTTTTAATGTGCCTGACACCACTACTTATGTTTCTTTTGTTATTACCAACGGCGATAAAACCGATATAAAGGATAAAGAAAGCGTGGGATATGATTATTTAGTGTACAAAGCCGGAAAACCTGTAAAAGGAACTTATCTGGTAAAAGGTGCGTTGTTAAGCTCGAAGGGTGGAGGAAATAAAGCGCTCGAATTGATTGAAAAGGAATATACACTTTTTCCGGAACAGCGCGAAAAAACTTATTACAATTACCTGTACGCAATGCTGGGTATAAAAGAAAGGAAAGCTGAAGTCATAGCATTGGCTCAAAAACATTTCGACAAAGTCTTACAGACGGCAACTGATGACAATGATTTATCAATTTATATTCGTTTAATATATGATGGTAGCATTAAAAAACGAGACTCGTTGGAGAAAGAAGTAGTACGGAAATTTCCCAAAGGAAGCACAAGCTTCATGCTAAAGCTTGAAAAATTGTATAGTCAAAAAGATCCTGACTCAACATTAGTCATGCTGAGTGCTTTGCAGAATGAATTTCCGGATAGATGTAAAACCAGCAAACAGACAATAGATAATATTTTGTTAAATACGTATCGAAAGAAAAAAGACTATGTAAATTTCGATAAAGTTGTTTCATCTATTAAAGATAAACAGGTGAAAGCGCAACAATATAACCAGATAGCCTGGGAAATGGCTACAACCGATACCAATCTGGCACTGGCCAAATCTTATTCCGAAAAGTGTATAGCCACTATGGATTCGGTATTAAAGTATGAGAAACCTGCTGATGCCGGCTATTTGAAAGAATGGGAAGAAAGGCAGGCCTATACTCAGGGAAATAATTACGATACCTATGGCTATATTTTGGAGAAACAGGGCAATATAAAAGAGGCCGCTGAAAAAGAACAACTGGGAGTTGTACTGTCGAAGTCAAACAATACGTACATGAACGAACAGCTAATGAAGTATCTTATCACCTTAAATCAACCAAAAGAAGCTTTAACCTGGGGAGAGAAATTTTTAAGCACCGATAAGAGTAGTGCAAAATTAGATTCACTTTATGATGTGGCTTATATCCGATTGAATGGTTCAACAACAGGATTAGCAGCCGCTAAAGCTAAATTGGCTTTAAAATTGAAACCGGCACCTGATTTCACATTAAAAACACTGGATGGTAAAACGGTGAAACTCTCCAGCATGAGAGGTAAAATAGTGGTACTTGACTTTTGGGCTACCTGGTGCGGACCTTGTCTGGCATCATTCCCCGGTATGCAGAAATCAATTGATGCATTGAAGGATAATAAAGACGTCTGTTTCTATTTTATCAATACTTCTGAACGCACATCAGCTGATACACGTATCAAAGAGGTCAAACAAACATTAGAGACAAAGAAAGTGAAGTTCGACGTTTTGCTTGACGAACAGCAAGGAGATGATTTTATGGTAGCTAAACTTTATAAAGTCAATAGTATTCCCACCAAGATTGTAATTGACAAAAACGGAAAAATCCGCTCAACCACTGTAGGATATAGCGGGAATGATGATGAACTGGTGAATGGATTCAAAAAAATAGCAGAAGTGCTGAAATAA
- a CDS encoding sulfite exporter TauE/SafE family protein: MEIELFTLILFFGAIFGGLLGSLTGLGGGVVIIPLLTLGFGVDMRFAVGTALVTSIATSSGAAAAYIREGITNTRIGMFLEIATTTGAVAGALVAMYLPTHIIALIFAAILIFSAAMTIRKRNTVVDYAAPGDKLGVKLKLNGSYPSEKGTINYNVHNVLGGYSLMTVAGVLSGLLGIGSGALKVLAMDTMMKIPFKVSTTTSNFMVGVTAAASAVIYLQRGYIDPGLAMPIVPGVLIGAFFGSKILVKAKVQTLRKVFSVVITMLALQMIYNAITGKI; this comes from the coding sequence ATGGAGATTGAATTATTTACGTTAATATTGTTCTTTGGGGCAATTTTTGGAGGTTTGTTAGGTTCTCTGACCGGTCTTGGTGGGGGAGTAGTTATTATTCCGTTACTCACGCTCGGGTTTGGTGTGGATATGCGTTTTGCAGTGGGAACTGCGTTGGTTACTTCTATAGCTACCTCTTCGGGGGCTGCAGCTGCGTATATTCGGGAGGGAATAACCAATACCCGGATAGGGATGTTTCTTGAAATAGCTACTACTACCGGTGCTGTGGCAGGAGCGTTGGTTGCCATGTATTTACCTACCCATATCATTGCTCTGATTTTTGCCGCGATTCTTATTTTCTCGGCTGCAATGACTATTCGGAAGCGAAACACGGTTGTTGATTATGCTGCTCCGGGCGACAAACTGGGAGTAAAATTGAAACTGAACGGTTCTTACCCTTCCGAAAAAGGGACGATAAATTATAATGTACATAATGTGTTGGGTGGTTATTCACTTATGACAGTTGCGGGTGTATTGTCGGGACTGCTTGGTATTGGTTCCGGAGCCCTTAAGGTGTTGGCTATGGATACGATGATGAAAATTCCGTTTAAAGTATCCACCACTACCAGCAATTTTATGGTTGGTGTTACTGCTGCTGCCAGTGCGGTAATTTATTTGCAACGGGGATACATTGATCCGGGATTGGCTATGCCTATTGTTCCGGGAGTACTTATTGGGGCTTTCTTTGGTTCTAAAATATTGGTGAAAGCCAAAGTACAAACCCTGCGAAAAGTATTTAGCGTGGTTATTACTATGCTGGCACTACAGATGATTTACAATGCTATAACCGGTAAAATTTAA
- a CDS encoding DUF1634 domain-containing protein translates to MNKLTSQHDIDLIIGKLLRAGVLTASAITVFGGILYLIQHHGSTANYGVVASNEIFRGAPAYLRELSSILPQIIRFDGAAIVQFGLIVLIATPVLRVVFSLISFAIEKDKLYVGITTLVLIIIMINMFFGLH, encoded by the coding sequence ATGAATAAACTAACTAGTCAACACGATATTGATTTAATTATAGGGAAATTATTGCGTGCAGGCGTACTTACTGCTTCAGCGATTACTGTTTTTGGAGGTATTCTGTATCTAATTCAGCATCATGGTTCTACTGCAAACTACGGGGTGGTAGCCAGTAATGAGATTTTTCGGGGTGCTCCGGCTTATTTACGTGAATTATCTTCGATACTGCCACAAATCATACGGTTTGATGGAGCGGCTATTGTACAGTTTGGGTTAATTGTGCTGATAGCAACACCTGTTCTTCGGGTAGTGTTTTCGCTGATTTCTTTTGCAATAGAAAAGGATAAACTCTATGTTGGAATTACAACGCTTGTATTGATTATTATAATGATCAATATGTTTTTTGGATTACATTGA